From Amyelois transitella isolate CPQ chromosome 2, ilAmyTran1.1, whole genome shotgun sequence:
AAGACAAGCATTCATAAGGTATGTTCAAGCTTGATTGGAAAGTTGGACTCTCCAGAATCATTTCTTGAATCATTATCAAAGCAAATGACCactgataatataaatatggtatTTTCCACCACCAAACATCAAAGTGATTCACCAATGTGGTTTGAGTTGAGGTAAGTAGTAAGACTTCTAGcttagttttgtttattgtatttatcactaaaataccatgaataaaaaaaatattttgacaaaataaactCATTATCATACTCACATAACATGAACTTGATTGGCATATTAGctgtatataagtttatttttctattttacagGTACGGCAGAATTACTGGCTTAACTCTTTATGAAGCCGCTCACTGTAGAACTATAAATGGTTCCCTTCTGAACGCAATTATGGGAgacaattcaaaatttacttcCATTGCGATGAGTAGAGGGAaaatactagaaaaaaaagttctcAAAGTAGTAAGCAAGAAAGAAAAGGTAAGTTCGgtggtttttgtttgtttgaatattatgaataaaagaaatttgtaaTGTTTGGTTCAAGGCTTTTGTAGtacataattcatatttttgtttctgctATTCAGATTGAAATTGAAGAAGCTGGACTACTTCTTAATGCCGAGTATCCTATTTTTGGAGCAACACttactgaaaattatacaacAGAAGTCAAATATCCTTCAACCGAAGCTGCCATACTTTCCTATgtgaaatacaataaaataacaccaaAATGTTGTGTGCCATATGATAACAGCATTGTATCTGTAATGAATATTGCAAAGAAATTCTGGATAGATGCTGTATTTCcgaaattaaaagatatatgtaatatataagcacatttttttgtttttcaaatatttcataaatttattaaataaaactatgcttcgaaaatattgttttttattcaattttaattaaaggtgATTAACAAGTGCACAACAAATGATTAT
This genomic window contains:
- the LOC106143028 gene encoding uncharacterized protein LOC106143028 → MLSIKKIVGEVFFATFNKTSIHKVCSSLIGKLDSPESFLESLSKQMTTDNINMVFSTTKHQSDSPMWFELRYGRITGLTLYEAAHCRTINGSLLNAIMGDNSKFTSIAMSRGKILEKKVLKVVSKKEKIEIEEAGLLLNAEYPIFGATLTENYTTEVKYPSTEAAILSYVKYNKITPKCCVPYDNSIVSVMNIAKKFWIDAVFPKLKDICNI